The nucleotide window GCCATTCGCAATCAGCATGCCGTAGAACGGGCGAATCGCGGAATTGCTAAGGGAATTGCCTTGACGTAAGCACGAAGCTGAAAAATGCCTAGGTATCGACGAGGTTTTATGGAAAGCAATTCTGGACGCTGATGAAAAGTGTTATGCCAGAATTCGTGAGAGGTTTAGGCATGTCATTTAATGCGACATGCGTGTCGACGAGGGCGACAAGATGATTGGGGATCTAGAAGTATCTAGATAAAGTGTGGCTGCGATATTAGGAGAGAGACGTCAGTGCTTTCGTTTGCCACTGCCGACCGGTTTGCCGCGAAACTTTCTTGGGGGACGGCCTGGCCGGGGTGGTGGTTGTTCCGAGGTGTTGGAGGTGCAAACGTGTTGACCTGGGTTCATAGAAAGAGGTTTTGGTGAAGCGGCCCAGTCAGGCTGGCTGCCTTCGGTGAGGAGAGGTTTTGCCGGTGCCACGAATTTTGTGGGCGAAGCGGATTGCTGTTGGTCGACCGATTCGTTGTTAGGGAGAAGCTGGTCGGCGTCGGCTGGCGTGGGAACGGGCGACCGGTTATCGCTGGCGGCTGGTGGAGTTTGGGGTTCGGGCTTGGGGGGAGCGTTTTGCATCGTTTGCAGGGCGGCGACGGTGTGGGCCAGGAAGAACTGGGCGATGCCGATCGCGGCTTCGATGGTTTCGGCGGAAACGTCTGTATCAGGTAATTCGCCTTCCTTTTGTTGACGGATGCAATGCAGCACGGCGGCGATTCGCAGCGTGTTGCCGGTGAGGTTGTCGCCCCAAGCTGCAAACGAGGCCAGCGGGGCATCGGGGGCCAGCATCGTTTCGACTTCGGCCTCCCACGCCTCGAAGCTGTGCCGAGCAGCATCGCTGAGCCGGAGCGTGGCGTGCCCTTCGATCGCAATTAAGTCTTGCACCAGGGTGGCGTACTGCTGGTTACAAGCTTCCGCGACCGCTGGCGGAGCGATCTTGCGTTGCCCCAGCTTGCTTTTTGGCATGGCCAGCAGAAAACAATCGGTGACTCCCCTGCTCTGCTGCGGGCGTTTGTGCAAACCTTCAACGGCGGAACGAGGGATCGCACAGACGCAGGTGATGGCCGTTTGCTGGAGCGCCACTCGCTGTCCGCCTGGCTGATCGAGCGTGATACTTTCGCCCCGGTACGCTTTGCGATAAAGCTCTTGCCGAGCCAGATTACTTTGAGCCGCGCTGCCGGCCAAAAGTTCGCGCACGGCGGCCACGCCAGAGAAGCGGGCGATGTGCCCTTGCTGCTGGGCCAGAACCGTACTGAGCTTGGCCGTACTGCTATCGTCGAGAATCAACCGAGGGACCGGCAGCAGCGGGTTGTCGGCGATCTCTTTTGCCAAGGCAAATGCTTGCGGCCGGGCGAAGTCCCGTTCCAGTTCGCGGAGGCGAAGGTGGGCCTGACGCAGACGTGACTTTTCTTCGGCTTGAACGCTGCGGGCGGCGTTGACTCGCCCCATTTCAATCACTTCCAGCGGTCGCCGAATTCGCGTGAAGAGACTGGCTTCGTGGTTGGTTCCGTCGTTGATGGCGGCCACAAACAAGTTGCTTGGCTGCGAGCAACCAGGCCGGGCCGCAATGCTTACCTTGCCCCCAATCGCCGCACTGCAAACCCCCAAAACCAAGGTCGCCGCCACCGCATCAGGCGTCTGCGAAGCGGTCGCTTCGCCAATGACATAGTCACGCACCGCTGGCGGTAAATGCCAAGTCGGAAAACAAGGAAGCGGAAAATCAGACGATGTGCCAGCCGGGGGCACGCTGGGATGAGGCAAAGAATTCATCGTCAACTCTCTCGGTCAAGTGCGAGCGTGTGAAAGCAAGTGCTGACGATTTTGTGAAGTAAGTGTAAACTTGTCTATTATTATTTGAGTGTGAAGTTTTCAGTGTTCCGTTTTCAGTGAAGAGTTGCCAGTAGAAGCCTCCACCCGCCGCACGCTCTTCTCCGGTCCCCTCGCCCCTCCGGGGAGAGGGCTAGGGTGAGGGGCGCAGCACGCAACGGCAACTCCCCACGGAAGACTTTACTCCCGCACGAACCGTCTCACCGAAATACGCTCTATTAAACTACCGTCAGAAAACCGACACACGATTCCAGCCAGCCACTCTTGGCGGAACACTTCAAACGAACGCAGCTATGTCCACCCATCATCCTGAAAACTTGATCTACTCGGCCGGCACCCAGGTTGTGACCTTGCGCGAGGTGGTGGGCCAGGCGGGGCGGGTGTTGCATCCTCGGGGGGCGGTGGGTGTGGTGGTGAAGTCGCCGGTCGATTTAACGCACGACTATCGCGTCCGTTTTTTAGACGGCGTGGAAGATATGCTCAAACCGAGCGAGATTTCGCAATTGGCCTTCTTCAAAGAAGGACAACTCAGCGCCGGGCGAGGGCTCGATCAGCATGGCGATTTGTACCAACAGGTGATCTACCAGTGCATCATCGGTTCGCAGGCATACGGCCTGGCGGACGAGGGGTCGGATATCGATCGGCGGGGGATTTATTTGCCGACGGCCGAGCAGCATTGGTCGTTGGCAGGCGTGCCAGAACAGATCGAGTGCGACGAAACGCAAGAAGCTTATTGGGAAGTACAGAAATTTCTGGTGCTGGCCTTGAAAGCGAACCCGAACGTGCTGGAATGTCTCTATTCTCCGTTGGTCGAAAAGGCGACGCCGCTGGCGCAGAAGCTGCTTGACATGCGGTCGATCTTCCTGTCGAAGCTGGTGTTCCAGACTTATAACGGCTATGTGTTTTCGCAGTTCAAAAAAATGCAAGCCGACATCCGCAATCAGGGACGCGTGAAATGGAAACACGTGATGCACCTGATCCGCTTGCTGATGTCTGGCATTCATGTCCTGCGCGAAGGACACGTTCAGGTCCGCGTCGAAGAGCACCGCGAGCAACTACTGGCCATCAAACGAGGCGAAGTCCCCTGGGATGAAACCGAAAAGCTACGGGCTGAGCTGCATCGGCAGTTCACCGACGCCGTCGCGAAAACCCGTTTGCCAGATCGACCGAATTATGAAACCGCGAATGCGTTTTTGATGACAGCTCGGCGTGAGGCTGCCGGTTTGTTGGTTGAGGGGAACGAAGCAAGAGAAAGACCAGATGGATCGGTTTAAACAAACATCATGAATACGACCAACATGAAAACGCTTTACCGCCCTGTCGGTCAAGCGGAACTTGATTTGATTGTGGCAAGCGAGTGGAAACGCTTTCCACCCCGGCTCGACTGGCAACCGATCTTTTACCCGGTGTTAACCGAAGAGTATGCGATCTTCATTGCCAAGCAGTGGAATACCAAAGACCAAAACTCTGGCTTCGTCGGTTACGTGCTGCAATTTGAAGTCGATGCGGAATACGTCCAGCGATTCCCGGTGCAAAACGTCGGAGGCCCCGAGTCGCTAGAGTTGTGGGTACCCGCCGAGGAACTGGAGACGTTCAACGACAAGATCGTAGGAACGATCCAGGTTACGCACGAGTTCCGGCCTTAATAGGGGAGCTGCGGTTAGTTTGAAGTGTTCAAGGACTGCGAGTATGAAGTTTACAGTGTTCAGTTTTCAGTGAAGAGTTGTAGATGTAAGCCTCCACCCGCCGCACGCTCTTCTCCGGTCCCCTCGCCCCTCCGGGGAGAGGGCTAGGGTGAGGGGCGGCAGCACGCAAGAACAACCATCAGCAACTCCCCACTGAACACTTCAAACTTCAAACTGAAAACTAGCGAAGCTCCGGGGAGAGGGCTAGCAGCACGCTAGAGCAACCAACCGTAACTCTCCCACCGATCCCAACAAGCGAATCATGAACCACGAACCACGTCTGCAACAACACGTCGACCAGCATCCCTACCCGCTGCTATTTGCCACGATCAGCGGGGCGCATTTGTATGGTTTCCCTTCGCCTGATTCTGACTTTGATTTGCGGGGCGTGCA belongs to Bremerella cremea and includes:
- a CDS encoding DUF3987 domain-containing protein, whose product is MNSLPHPSVPPAGTSSDFPLPCFPTWHLPPAVRDYVIGEATASQTPDAVAATLVLGVCSAAIGGKVSIAARPGCSQPSNLFVAAINDGTNHEASLFTRIRRPLEVIEMGRVNAARSVQAEEKSRLRQAHLRLRELERDFARPQAFALAKEIADNPLLPVPRLILDDSSTAKLSTVLAQQQGHIARFSGVAAVRELLAGSAAQSNLARQELYRKAYRGESITLDQPGGQRVALQQTAITCVCAIPRSAVEGLHKRPQQSRGVTDCFLLAMPKSKLGQRKIAPPAVAEACNQQYATLVQDLIAIEGHATLRLSDAARHSFEAWEAEVETMLAPDAPLASFAAWGDNLTGNTLRIAAVLHCIRQQKEGELPDTDVSAETIEAAIGIAQFFLAHTVAALQTMQNAPPKPEPQTPPAASDNRSPVPTPADADQLLPNNESVDQQQSASPTKFVAPAKPLLTEGSQPDWAASPKPLSMNPGQHVCTSNTSEQPPPRPGRPPRKFRGKPVGSGKRKH
- a CDS encoding nucleotidyltransferase domain-containing protein gives rise to the protein MSTHHPENLIYSAGTQVVTLREVVGQAGRVLHPRGAVGVVVKSPVDLTHDYRVRFLDGVEDMLKPSEISQLAFFKEGQLSAGRGLDQHGDLYQQVIYQCIIGSQAYGLADEGSDIDRRGIYLPTAEQHWSLAGVPEQIECDETQEAYWEVQKFLVLALKANPNVLECLYSPLVEKATPLAQKLLDMRSIFLSKLVFQTYNGYVFSQFKKMQADIRNQGRVKWKHVMHLIRLLMSGIHVLREGHVQVRVEEHREQLLAIKRGEVPWDETEKLRAELHRQFTDAVAKTRLPDRPNYETANAFLMTARREAAGLLVEGNEARERPDGSV